GTTGAAAAGTTTAGGGTTTGCTCTCTTGATGGTACCTGTTGTAATGGTACTGATTATGGGCATTATTTATGGTTTAGGTGAAGTGTTTAACTTGATTTCACCAAGTCAGCCAAAAGCAGACAAAAAATCATAATTTCTCCCTCCCTGATTTAGAATAGCCCTTTATCTTGAAGGGCTATTTTTTTACTCACGATACTCGTCATACTTCAAGCCACAGCCGTTGTTGACTTCACTCTTTCGCACTGATACTCGTCATACTTCAAGCCACAGCGTTGTTGACTACGCTCATTCGCACTAGTCACATACTTATGTATGCTCCTAGCGACTCATTCACTTGTCGCCTAGCTGTAACTTGAATTATTTAGAGTATGTAGATTTCTCTATCTCTATCTCCATTTTTTGTTTCTTTTTAATGGTTATATTTATTGATATATAACCAGTTTCTAGCATCTAATCCTTTCAATTTACGCTGTATCTTGATATATACAGCGTGTCATCCTTTAATTTAAGTGGAATTAGAACATGAAAAAATTATCAGGCAAGCTACTTGCTGGCGCAGTTATCTCTTTTGCTTTAGTAAGCCAAAGTTTTGCATCGGAAAAAGTAACGGTATTTGCTGCCGCTTCTCTTACCAATGCTCTTAATGAAATTTCGGCACAATATAAGCAAGAGAAACAAGCTGAAGTTGTTGCGTCTTATGCATCTTCTTCAACGCTAGCTCGTCAAATTGAACAAGGAGCACCTGCAAATCTGTTTATTTCAGCAGACCAGCAGTGGATGGACTACGCAATCGATAAGAATTTAATGGTTGCAGATTCACGTCATACACTATTAGGTAATGATTTAGTGCTTATTGCCCCTAAAGATAGTCAATTAAATGACGTTGTTATTAATAAGGAAACCAAATGGAAATCCTTACTTAATGGCGGAAAACTAGCAGTTGGCGATCCGGATCATGTGCCTGTTGGTATCTATGCGAAAGAATCATTAGAATATTTAGGTGCATGGGACACAGTAAGCCCAGAAATGGCTCGAACTAATAACGTACGTAGCGGTATGGCGTTGGTGGAACGTGATGAAGCACCATTAGGTATCGTATACGGTTCTGATGCGGTTGCGAGTGATAAGGTGAAAGTGGTCGGCGTATTCCCAGCTGATAGCCACAAACCTGTTGAGTATCCAATGGCAGTTGTAAAAGGTCAGGACAATAAAGCAGTTCGTGATTTTTATGACTATCTGAAAACACCTCAAGCCGCAGAAATCTTTAAGAAATACGGCTTTAGCCCACTGTAGGAATTATACTTTTGGAGATGTTAAGTGAATACGAATGGCAAGCCATTATACTAAGCCTTAAGGTATCGACTGTTGCGGTTATTATCAGTCTACCTTTTGGTATTTTTATGGCTTGGCTTTTAGTTAGGGTACGTTTTCCCGGTAAATCATTGCTTGATAGCATTATCCATTTACCCTTAGTTCTTCCTCCTGTTGTGGTCGGTTATCTTTTACTGATCAGTATGGGAAGACGTGGATTTATTGGTGAATGGTTGTATGACTGGTTTGGTTTTAGCTTT
This portion of the Proteus vulgaris genome encodes:
- a CDS encoding AcrZ family multidrug efflux pump-associated protein; amino-acid sequence: MLELLKSLGFALLMVPVVMVLIMGIIYGLGEVFNLISPSQPKADKKS
- the modA gene encoding molybdate ABC transporter substrate-binding protein, which translates into the protein MKKLSGKLLAGAVISFALVSQSFASEKVTVFAAASLTNALNEISAQYKQEKQAEVVASYASSSTLARQIEQGAPANLFISADQQWMDYAIDKNLMVADSRHTLLGNDLVLIAPKDSQLNDVVINKETKWKSLLNGGKLAVGDPDHVPVGIYAKESLEYLGAWDTVSPEMARTNNVRSGMALVERDEAPLGIVYGSDAVASDKVKVVGVFPADSHKPVEYPMAVVKGQDNKAVRDFYDYLKTPQAAEIFKKYGFSPL